A part of Hippea maritima DSM 10411 genomic DNA contains:
- a CDS encoding molybdopterin molybdotransferase MoeA, producing the protein MITPFEALDIILNNMKPLGKQKISIFEADKRVVADYIYSKLDLPPQDNSAMDGYAIRFKDIQQIPAKLKIKGTIKAGDSIDGLSVGENECFRIMTGAFIPKGADCVVEFEAAKEENGYVEILKQKKLYANIRFKGEDIEKNARIDLIGEHLNPYRLARIVSTGNIFIDVYTKPRICIIATGNELVYAGDTTPFATIDSNSLFVKSLLKEELNLDIDYLGISTDSQEDLKNLMETALNYDIIITTAGISFGDYDVVTNIEKQIGIEWLFKYVKQKPGKPFAFGKIKDSFIFSFPGNPVSTAFCSFFYLLPALKKMMGLKKYLHIPIKAKLKKSMVKRNDRVHFNRVKVEFKNDNFYATPFETQGSNIIESIAQCNGFAMVESFRLGEIAKGEEVDVFMYDFKSIFEKRR; encoded by the coding sequence ATGATAACACCATTTGAGGCACTGGATATCATCCTAAACAATATGAAACCACTTGGAAAACAAAAGATTTCGATATTTGAGGCTGATAAAAGGGTTGTAGCCGACTACATCTATTCAAAACTCGATCTACCACCGCAAGATAACTCAGCTATGGACGGATATGCTATAAGATTCAAAGATATTCAACAAATTCCAGCAAAACTAAAAATAAAAGGTACAATAAAAGCAGGTGATAGCATTGACGGGCTAAGCGTAGGAGAAAATGAATGCTTCAGAATTATGACAGGTGCATTTATTCCTAAGGGTGCAGACTGTGTAGTTGAATTTGAAGCAGCCAAAGAGGAAAATGGATATGTTGAAATATTAAAACAAAAAAAACTATATGCAAACATAAGGTTTAAAGGTGAAGACATAGAAAAAAATGCGAGGATAGACCTCATAGGAGAACACCTGAATCCATACAGACTCGCAAGAATTGTTTCGACAGGAAATATATTCATAGATGTTTATACAAAACCACGAATATGCATTATAGCAACAGGTAATGAGCTTGTTTATGCAGGCGATACAACACCTTTTGCTACAATAGATTCAAACAGCCTTTTTGTAAAAAGTCTTTTAAAAGAAGAATTAAATCTGGATATAGATTATTTAGGCATATCCACAGACTCTCAAGAAGACTTAAAAAATCTAATGGAAACTGCTCTAAATTACGATATCATCATAACTACTGCGGGAATATCGTTTGGTGATTATGATGTCGTAACAAACATAGAAAAACAGATAGGGATAGAGTGGTTATTTAAATATGTAAAACAAAAACCAGGGAAGCCGTTTGCGTTTGGTAAAATAAAAGACAGTTTTATATTCTCTTTTCCTGGAAATCCTGTATCTACAGCATTCTGTTCATTTTTCTATCTTTTACCAGCTCTAAAAAAGATGATGGGCTTAAAAAAATACCTACATATACCAATAAAGGCTAAGCTTAAAAAATCAATGGTTAAGAGAAATGATAGGGTACATTTTAACAGAGTTAAGGTTGAATTTAAAAACGATAATTTTTATGCAACACCCTTTGAAACGCAAGGATCAAATATTATCGAATCTATTGCCCAGTGTAACGGATTCGCAATGGTTGAAAGCTTCAGGTTAGGAGAAATAGCAAAGGGTGAGGAAGTAGATGTATTTATGTATGATTTTAAATCTATTTTTGAGAAGAGGAGGTAG
- the msrA gene encoding peptide-methionine (S)-S-oxide reductase MsrA: protein MRNIAVFAGGCFWCLEKVYSDLDGVVDLKVGYTGGKLKNPTYDKVSSGLSGHFEAIKFVFEQGIVDYKVLLKLFWLNIDPTDADGQFCDVGNQYRSAIFYTTDRQKELAFMSKGVLEESNLFEKPITTLILPFEEFYEAEDYHQRYFEKNPKLYRQYYEFSGRVCFFNRWRSRIEEVLDKHFLKN from the coding sequence ATGCGTAATATAGCTGTATTTGCTGGTGGGTGTTTTTGGTGTTTAGAAAAGGTTTATTCCGATCTGGATGGTGTGGTTGACCTAAAGGTTGGCTATACAGGTGGAAAGCTAAAAAACCCAACATACGATAAGGTATCCTCTGGATTATCCGGACATTTTGAAGCAATAAAGTTCGTGTTTGAACAGGGTATTGTGGATTATAAGGTTTTGCTTAAGCTCTTTTGGTTAAATATAGACCCAACAGATGCAGATGGCCAATTCTGTGATGTGGGCAATCAATACAGGAGCGCTATTTTTTACACAACGGATCGCCAAAAAGAGTTGGCTTTTATGTCTAAAGGGGTTTTAGAAGAATCCAATTTATTTGAAAAGCCGATTACAACCCTGATTTTACCTTTTGAGGAATTCTATGAAGCTGAAGACTATCATCAGCGATACTTTGAAAAAAACCCAAAGCTTTACAGACAGTATTACGAGTTTTCGGGTAGGGTGTGCTTCTTCAACAGATGGCGCAGCAGGATTGAAGAGGTTTTAGATAAGCACTTTTTAAAGAATTGA
- a CDS encoding iron-containing alcohol dehydrogenase, with translation MMEFNFYAPLRIIFKENEINNIAAYTARNGNRVFLVVGKSHLKETGKLNEILEKFKRNSKIEEVIVFDKTPQNPDVEAIEEAKNEIIANRLNVVVAVGGGSAMDLAKIASICAKQEKGVWQLKEDPALNVLDAYPIICSPTTSGSGSEVTRYAVFNDNRKRVKVAFSSLSIYPTVSLIDPTLTYTMPQSVIANTGFDALSHAIEAYTSRSACPITDVYCREAISLIGVNLPKAYNSKDKNAMNNMSLAAMFAGMALNVGRASLPHALEHSLSAFNPELPHGLGLSMVMVPFLKRAVEHNKEKFADIAYLLGEDISNMGIDDAAKRCIDAVIEIKERIGLNKSLKDFGFDKKTIDELVDTTFWTMDHGIKNSPCEFSKEDIKQIYYEALEG, from the coding sequence ATGATGGAGTTCAACTTCTACGCACCTTTGAGAATAATTTTTAAAGAAAACGAGATAAACAATATAGCAGCATATACAGCAAGAAATGGCAATAGGGTTTTTTTGGTTGTTGGCAAAAGCCATTTGAAAGAAACCGGAAAGCTCAACGAGATATTAGAAAAATTTAAGAGAAACTCAAAGATAGAAGAGGTTATTGTATTTGATAAAACGCCACAAAACCCCGATGTCGAGGCTATAGAGGAGGCCAAGAATGAGATAATCGCCAACAGATTGAATGTTGTTGTGGCTGTTGGCGGCGGCAGTGCTATGGATCTGGCCAAGATCGCATCCATATGCGCAAAGCAAGAAAAGGGTGTGTGGCAGCTAAAGGAAGATCCCGCCTTAAATGTGCTTGATGCCTATCCCATAATATGCTCGCCCACCACCTCAGGCTCGGGTAGCGAGGTTACCCGTTATGCCGTGTTCAACGATAATAGAAAGAGGGTTAAGGTTGCATTCTCAAGCCTTTCCATTTACCCGACCGTCTCGTTGATAGACCCAACTCTTACCTATACCATGCCGCAAAGTGTGATAGCAAATACCGGTTTTGATGCTTTATCCCATGCGATAGAGGCATACACTTCAAGATCCGCATGCCCCATAACCGATGTTTACTGCAGAGAAGCTATATCCTTGATCGGTGTGAACTTGCCCAAGGCTTACAACTCGAAGGATAAAAACGCTATGAACAACATGAGCCTTGCTGCTATGTTTGCCGGGATGGCGCTTAATGTGGGCAGGGCATCGCTTCCACATGCACTTGAGCATTCCTTAAGTGCGTTTAATCCAGAACTGCCGCACGGTTTGGGCTTATCTATGGTTATGGTGCCTTTTTTGAAAAGGGCTGTTGAGCATAATAAAGAGAAATTTGCAGACATAGCGTATCTGTTGGGTGAGGATATATCCAATATGGGTATAGATGATGCAGCTAAACGTTGTATAGATGCTGTTATTGAAATTAAAGAAAGGATTGGGCTTAACAAAAGCTTAAAAGATTTTGGTTTTGACAAAAAAACTATAGATGAACTTGTTGATACCACCTTCTGGACGATGGATCATGGCATAAAAAATAGCCCTTGTGAATTTTCAAAGGAAGATATTAAACAAATCTATTATGAGGCTTTGGAGGGATAA
- a CDS encoding 6-phosphofructokinase has translation MRIGIFTSGGDAAGMNPALKAFVELTLEKGWEPFFVYNGLEGLIDGKIRKASYQDVAGILHKGGTIIKSSRSKRFYDYEYRKRAYDNLKKHDIEKIIVLGGDGSFRAMDVFFEEFGVSFAGIPVTIDNDIYGTDYCLGVDTALNVIRMLLDNIRDTASSFGRAFVVETMGRECGYLALVSSITSGAEICVIPELDVDFVSLKRRLSKELASGRGYVLAVVAEGSNKTQQVADFLKNDLGMETRITTLGHVQRGGNPTVFDRLMAYKFIEFALENLRENIHHMVGFKDEKFYLLPIKDVVSHKYKINDFLLKLGRRMTR, from the coding sequence ATGAGGATTGGAATCTTTACATCCGGAGGGGATGCTGCCGGCATGAATCCAGCCTTGAAGGCGTTTGTTGAGTTAACCCTGGAAAAAGGATGGGAGCCGTTTTTTGTGTATAATGGCTTGGAAGGTTTAATAGATGGAAAAATCAGAAAGGCAAGCTATCAGGATGTTGCAGGTATTCTCCATAAGGGAGGAACTATCATAAAATCTTCCCGTTCAAAACGTTTTTATGACTATGAATACAGAAAAAGAGCATACGATAATCTAAAGAAACACGACATAGAGAAGATAATAGTTCTTGGTGGTGATGGTTCTTTTAGGGCAATGGATGTATTTTTTGAGGAGTTTGGTGTTAGTTTTGCAGGGATCCCTGTTACGATAGACAACGATATATACGGCACGGATTACTGTTTAGGTGTAGACACAGCCTTAAATGTTATAAGGATGTTGCTTGATAACATAAGGGACACTGCATCGTCATTTGGAAGGGCTTTTGTTGTTGAGACTATGGGTAGAGAGTGTGGCTATCTGGCTTTGGTAAGCTCAATTACAAGCGGAGCAGAGATATGCGTTATACCTGAGCTTGATGTTGACTTTGTATCCTTGAAGAGGAGGTTATCCAAAGAGCTTGCAAGCGGAAGGGGTTATGTATTGGCCGTTGTGGCTGAAGGTTCAAATAAAACACAGCAGGTTGCCGATTTTTTGAAAAATGATCTTGGCATGGAAACCCGCATCACAACGCTCGGTCATGTCCAAAGAGGCGGTAATCCTACAGTCTTTGATAGGCTTATGGCTTATAAATTTATTGAGTTTGCCCTTGAGAATCTGAGAGAAAACATTCATCACATGGTTGGCTTTAAAGACGAAAAATTCTATCTTTTGCCTATAAAAGATGTTGTATCGCATAAGTATAAAATAAACGATTTTCTTTTGAAGCTTGGCAGGAGAATGACTCGGTAG
- a CDS encoding 2-oxoacid:acceptor oxidoreductase family protein, with product MKEIGLHGRGGQGVVMAGELLANIYFFEGYNVQFMPSYGAERRGSPSNAYVRIDKERKILTRYSITMPDAVVVFNLTLLTNITLKNGGLALINSAEDIKKTQNNTKIFVVDANSIALENGLGTPAMPLVNTALLGAYCKASGEFSFDTLKRVYEDKMGKRARFNIEAAEKAYESVREI from the coding sequence ATGAAGGAGATTGGTTTACACGGCAGGGGAGGCCAAGGCGTAGTAATGGCTGGAGAACTACTTGCCAATATATACTTTTTTGAGGGGTATAATGTTCAATTTATGCCTTCATACGGTGCAGAAAGAAGAGGTTCCCCATCAAATGCATATGTCAGAATAGATAAAGAGAGGAAAATTTTAACCAGATATTCTATAACGATGCCAGATGCCGTTGTGGTTTTTAATCTAACGTTATTGACTAACATAACCCTAAAGAATGGCGGTTTGGCTCTAATAAACTCAGCAGAAGATATCAAAAAAACGCAGAACAATACCAAAATATTCGTGGTTGATGCAAACAGTATAGCTCTTGAAAATGGGCTTGGCACCCCAGCTATGCCACTTGTTAATACGGCTTTACTTGGTGCCTATTGCAAGGCATCTGGTGAATTTTCCTTTGATACGCTAAAAAGGGTTTATGAGGACAAAATGGGCAAAAGAGCTCGTTTTAATATAGAAGCTGCAGAAAAAGCCTATGAAAGTGTGAGGGAGATATGA
- the porA gene encoding pyruvate synthase — protein sequence MKKLVLGGNDAVAYAVKQSRVDVVSAYPITPQTSIIEKVASFIAKGEINTKFIRVESEHSAMAAAMGASASGSRVFTATSSQGLLLMHEVLHWAAGAGLPIVMANANRAVAPPWSIWAEQTDSLSQRDTGWIQLYASNSQEVYDLVFIAFRLAEASLTPVMICMDGFLLTHTKEPVEVFDNEIDEFISYKPERDILDVDKPKAFGALAFPKDYMPIRIKQHEKMLGSIDKFKTIADEFSLISKRSYGPIYQYGNENAKLAIVVSGSISETAHLSVDALNDEGIPSKLVKITMFRPFPKEALKKSLDGVDKIVVFDRNISMGKGGIFKDEIVGSLGLGNVVGVVCGLGGYDVNDMDIKETAKSVFEGKIKQDTILWGEK from the coding sequence ATGAAAAAGCTGGTTTTAGGTGGAAACGATGCGGTTGCTTATGCTGTAAAGCAGAGCAGGGTGGATGTTGTAAGTGCGTATCCAATAACACCACAGACATCCATAATTGAAAAGGTTGCCTCTTTTATAGCGAAAGGGGAGATCAACACCAAATTTATACGCGTTGAGAGTGAGCACTCAGCGATGGCTGCAGCTATGGGCGCATCTGCCTCTGGTAGCAGGGTGTTTACAGCTACAAGTTCTCAAGGTTTGCTTTTAATGCATGAGGTTCTGCACTGGGCGGCCGGTGCTGGTCTTCCTATAGTTATGGCCAATGCCAATAGAGCCGTAGCCCCACCATGGAGTATATGGGCGGAGCAGACAGATTCGCTATCACAGAGGGATACAGGCTGGATTCAGTTGTATGCATCAAACTCACAGGAGGTTTATGATTTAGTATTTATAGCTTTCAGGCTTGCTGAGGCCTCTTTAACTCCTGTTATGATATGTATGGATGGATTCCTTTTAACTCATACAAAGGAACCTGTTGAGGTTTTTGATAACGAAATAGATGAATTTATATCATATAAACCAGAAAGGGATATATTGGATGTTGATAAACCCAAGGCATTTGGTGCCTTGGCTTTTCCAAAAGACTATATGCCTATCAGGATTAAGCAGCATGAGAAGATGTTAGGCTCAATAGATAAGTTTAAGACTATAGCAGATGAATTCAGTCTAATTTCTAAGAGGTCTTATGGTCCTATTTATCAGTATGGAAATGAAAATGCAAAGCTTGCCATTGTAGTTTCTGGTTCTATATCAGAGACAGCCCATTTGTCTGTGGATGCTTTAAATGATGAAGGTATACCATCAAAGCTTGTCAAGATAACAATGTTCAGGCCATTTCCTAAAGAGGCTTTAAAAAAGTCACTTGATGGTGTTGATAAAATTGTTGTATTCGATAGAAATATTTCTATGGGTAAGGGTGGCATATTTAAAGATGAGATAGTTGGGTCTTTGGGATTGGGTAATGTAGTTGGAGTTGTTTGTGGTCTTGGTGGGTATGATGTAAATGATATGGATATTAAAGAAACTGCAAAGTCCGTGTTCGAAGGTAAAATAAAACAAGACACTATCCTGTGGGGTGAAAAATGA
- a CDS encoding 3-methyl-2-oxobutanoate dehydrogenase subunit beta: MIIPTQEIMQPNHLACPGCGAALAMRYALKALGRKTIIVIPACCWTVINGPWGKNYAGVPVFHTAFETTAAVAAGIRTSLEAQGKNDITVMGWAGDGGTFDIGLQALSGAAERNDDIIYVCYDNEAYMNTGIQRSSATPVGAETTTTPAPLLKDRPKKDLMEIVAAHSVPYIASATIAYPTDFIKKFEKAKSKRGFKLIHIFSPCPPGHKFAENKTIDVSKLAVETGIFPLYEIEDGVYKINKKPKFRPIEEYLSLQGRFKNIPKEQMRAIEEAIQMKWQRLQAKAEYLK, from the coding sequence ATGATAATACCAACGCAAGAGATAATGCAGCCCAACCACCTGGCATGCCCAGGGTGTGGCGCTGCTTTGGCTATGAGATACGCCTTAAAGGCTTTGGGTAGAAAAACAATCATAGTGATTCCGGCATGTTGCTGGACTGTTATAAACGGGCCATGGGGTAAGAATTACGCTGGAGTTCCCGTGTTCCATACGGCATTTGAAACTACTGCAGCCGTCGCAGCAGGCATAAGAACATCCCTTGAAGCTCAGGGTAAGAATGACATTACGGTGATGGGATGGGCTGGTGATGGAGGAACATTTGATATAGGACTGCAAGCCTTAAGCGGTGCAGCAGAAAGAAACGATGATATTATCTATGTGTGCTATGATAACGAGGCATACATGAACACGGGTATTCAGAGGAGCTCCGCAACGCCGGTTGGTGCCGAGACAACCACAACGCCGGCTCCGCTTTTAAAGGATAGACCCAAAAAGGACTTAATGGAAATTGTTGCAGCACACTCTGTTCCTTATATAGCCTCTGCCACGATAGCTTATCCAACAGATTTTATAAAGAAATTTGAAAAAGCAAAAAGCAAAAGAGGTTTTAAGCTTATTCACATATTTAGCCCATGCCCCCCAGGACATAAATTTGCAGAGAATAAAACTATAGATGTATCAAAGTTGGCTGTTGAGACTGGAATTTTTCCACTCTATGAGATAGAAGACGGCGTTTATAAGATAAATAAAAAACCAAAATTTAGACCTATCGAGGAATATTTAAGCCTCCAGGGTAGATTTAAGAATATCCCAAAGGAACAGATGAGGGCGATTGAGGAGGCTATACAAATGAAATGGCAGAGATTGCAGGCCAAAGCTGAATACCTCAAGTAG